In the genome of Nitratireductor sp. GISD-1A_MAKvit, the window CTTTTCATTCGGCCAGCCATCGCGCGGATTGACGAGCCTGAGCTCCGCGAGACCGAAATTGGCCATGGCGCGCGCGACCATGCCGATATTCTCGCCCAGTTGCGGCTCAACCAGAATGATTGCCGGGCCTTCGGCGAGCATGTCCTGCTGTTTGTCTGTTCCTGCCATAATGCGCAGCTGTTACCCGCTTCACGCGCTGCGGTAAAGCACGCAGTTGGTCAGGAGGAGAACATCGCCCCACGCACAAGCTCGGGAATGAGCGCGACGGTCTTGAGTGCGTCTCTGAGCGTGTTCTGCTGACGGGAACTCAACCGGTCGAGCTCGATGCGGTTTGAAAGGGGAATGCCGGCGGCAATGTCTTCCACCTGTTGTTCAAGCACCCGCGCAAGCAGAAAACGGTGTGCATCTCGCAGGGCCAGGAGATCGTTTCGCGGCATGGCAGGCAGTTCGGCCAGTGCCTCGAGGCGCCTGCGGGTGGAAGGTTCTGGCAGATGATGCCGGATCGCCAGCGCACGCGCAAACGCGGCAATCGGAAACAGACCGTGACGCTTCAGATCCAGCCGCCCGCTTTCCTCTCGGAGACCGCCAAAGTGAGTGAACGGATTGCCGACCTCACGCACGCTTTCTCCAAGCAGCTTGGCAAAGGTGATGCGTTCTGCCCCCCTTTCCCAGGCATGGGTGGCCAGCGTGGTGACAAAATCCTCCTCACCGTAAACGGCACGCAGATCGTAGAAAATGTCGACATTGAGCAGATCCTCGGGGCGCGCTTTTTCCACCCACTCATCCACACGCCGAGACCATAGTGCCCGCGCGCCCCGCCATTGCGGGTTGCGAGCCATCACCCCACCTTTGCAAAGCGGAATCGCTGCCGCATGCAGATTGTCGGTGAAACGGTGCGCATATTCACAGAACCAGCGGTCTTCCGGCCCCTCCGGTTCCCCCCTGGCGAAAACCAGTGCGTTGTCCTGGTCGGCCGCCAGCAGGCTTTCGCCGCGACCGCCCGAACCGAGAACCATGACGGCAAACGGCGAAGGGGGTGCTCCCAGACCGTCGGTCTCCATGCTCTGGAGGGCCATTCTGCAGGCGCTCGCCGTGATCGCACAAAGGATTCCGGAAATGATCTCGGCGATGATGCGTGCGTCTATCTCCTCGTCAAGAAGTGCGGATGCTAAGACCGCCACCCGGGACCAGGCACCCGCGAGATCGGCCGATGTCTGAGCGTTTTCTATACGTCGCTGAAGATCGACCGCAGCGCCGGCGCGGAATTTCAGGAAGTCACGGGCCGAAATGATGCCCGATAATCGCCTTGCCGAATCCAGAACTGCCAGATGGCGGATTTGCCTGCGATGCATGAGGCCGAGCGCCTGGTAGAAAAAGTCATCCTCCATCACCGAGATCACCGGACGGATCGCGAATTCGGAAACCGGTCTGCCGAGAACCTTCTTGCCTGAGGATGCCACGGCCCGCAGAACGTCGCGTTCGGTCACGATGGAATAGTCATCGATATGGCTGCCCGTGGCGCCGTCGGGAGAAAGTAGCAGGGAACTGATGCGGCGATCTGCCATAAGGCGTGTGGCCTCATGAACAGAGACGCCCTCCCGCACCACCACGGGCTGCGTGTTTGCCGCTTCGCGGACCCTGTGACGAAACGCATACGGATCGATGGCTTCAAGAGCGTGCCGGGCCGCGCCACTGCGCCGCAGAAACGGCTCGCTCCAGCCGGCTTCTGCCTGCTGCCGCAATGCCTGCGTGCGCAGGCTGCAGGCCCGTTCGGCTTCTGCCACCGTGCGGATGCCGCGCTCGATGAGGCGCGGAGCAAGGGCCGTGAAAATCTCGCCTGCGATGCGCGCGTCGGCCCCGGCACTGTGGCGTCCGGTCGTATCAACCCCCAGCCAGGCGGCAATGGCATCAAGGGAAGCATCGGGAAGCTGCGGATTGACGATGCCCGCCAGCATCCGCACACAAAGGGTTCGCGGCGCCTGCCACAGGAGGCCGGCCCTGTGCGCCTCGCGCTCCAGAACCGCCAGATCGAAGCCAACCGCATATCCAACAAGGAGCCGGCCGCTGCGATACGTCTCGAAACGCCGCCATGCATCTGCGAATCCCGGTGCGGTGCGCAGCATCTGCCCTGTAATGCCGTGAATGGCCGTGGAGCGCTGCGGGACGGGCACCCCTGGATCGACCAGCACCTCGAAAACATCGGATGTCTTCAGCCGTCCCTCAACCACCGCCATGCCGCCAAGCTGCAATATGCGTGCTTCCTTCACATCGAGACCGGTGGTCTCGGTGTCGAACGCCACCGCACTGGCGGCGATCAGGGGCGTGGCGTCGATCACGGGTTTCACGACAGGCTCCGCACGGCTCGCTTTGCCCGATTGTGCATCAGATCCAGCGCCATTTCACGCATCGATGGGGCATCTGGGACGAAAGTCTGATGTCGCCGCTCGGACCGTTTGCCAGAAACAAAACGCCTGCCCGCTTTGCGCTTTCTGCAAGGAATGCTATAGGGCAGCCGACCTTTGCGCGGCCCCTCCTCGCCGTGCAGCATCACACCACAATTGCGGAGCTTTTTCATGGGTAAAATCAAGGTGGACAATCCGGTCGTCGAGCTCGACGGCGATGAGATGACACGGATCATCTGGCAGTTCATCAAGGAAAAGCTGATCCATCCCTATCTCGACATCGACCTGAAATATTACGACCTCGGCATCGAGGCACGTGACGAGACAGACGACCAGATCACCGTCGATGCAGCCAATGCGATCAAGAAATATGGCGTCGGCGTGAAATGCGCCACCATCACGCCGGATGAGGCGCGCGTCGAGGAATTCGGCCTCAAGCGCATGTACCGTTCGCCCAATGGCACGATCCGCAACATTCTGGGTGGCGTGATCTTCCGCGAGCCGATCATCATGAAGAACGTCCCGCGCCTGGTCCCCGGCTGGACACAGCCGATCATCGTCGGCCGCCACGCCTTCGGCGACCAGTACCGCGCAACCGACTTCAAATTCCCCGGCAAAGGCAAGCTGACGATCAAGTTCGTTGGTGAGGATGGCGAGACCATCGAGCACGAAGTGTTCGACGCGCCGGGATCGGGTGTGGCCATGGCCATGTACAATCTGGATGAATCCATCCGCGACTTCGCCCGTGCTTCGATGAACTATGCGCTGATGCGCAAGGTGCCGTGCTATCTCTCCACGAAGAACACGATCATGAAAGCCTATGACGGGCGCTTCAAGGATATCTTCCAGGAGATCTACGAGACCGAGTTCGAGGAAAAGTTCAAGGAAGCCAACATCACCTATGAGCACCGGCTGATCGACGACATGGTCGCTTCGGCGCTCAAATGGTCGGGCGGCTATGTCTGGGCCTGCAAGAACTACGACGGCGACGTGCAGTCGGACAC includes:
- a CDS encoding DUF294 nucleotidyltransferase-like domain-containing protein; translated protein: MKPVIDATPLIAASAVAFDTETTGLDVKEARILQLGGMAVVEGRLKTSDVFEVLVDPGVPVPQRSTAIHGITGQMLRTAPGFADAWRRFETYRSGRLLVGYAVGFDLAVLEREAHRAGLLWQAPRTLCVRMLAGIVNPQLPDASLDAIAAWLGVDTTGRHSAGADARIAGEIFTALAPRLIERGIRTVAEAERACSLRTQALRQQAEAGWSEPFLRRSGAARHALEAIDPYAFRHRVREAANTQPVVVREGVSVHEATRLMADRRISSLLLSPDGATGSHIDDYSIVTERDVLRAVASSGKKVLGRPVSEFAIRPVISVMEDDFFYQALGLMHRRQIRHLAVLDSARRLSGIISARDFLKFRAGAAVDLQRRIENAQTSADLAGAWSRVAVLASALLDEEIDARIIAEIISGILCAITASACRMALQSMETDGLGAPPSPFAVMVLGSGGRGESLLAADQDNALVFARGEPEGPEDRWFCEYAHRFTDNLHAAAIPLCKGGVMARNPQWRGARALWSRRVDEWVEKARPEDLLNVDIFYDLRAVYGEEDFVTTLATHAWERGAERITFAKLLGESVREVGNPFTHFGGLREESGRLDLKRHGLFPIAAFARALAIRHHLPEPSTRRRLEALAELPAMPRNDLLALRDAHRFLLARVLEQQVEDIAAGIPLSNRIELDRLSSRQQNTLRDALKTVALIPELVRGAMFSS
- a CDS encoding NADP-dependent isocitrate dehydrogenase, with the protein product MGKIKVDNPVVELDGDEMTRIIWQFIKEKLIHPYLDIDLKYYDLGIEARDETDDQITVDAANAIKKYGVGVKCATITPDEARVEEFGLKRMYRSPNGTIRNILGGVIFREPIIMKNVPRLVPGWTQPIIVGRHAFGDQYRATDFKFPGKGKLTIKFVGEDGETIEHEVFDAPGSGVAMAMYNLDESIRDFARASMNYALMRKVPCYLSTKNTIMKAYDGRFKDIFQEIYETEFEEKFKEANITYEHRLIDDMVASALKWSGGYVWACKNYDGDVQSDTVAQGFGSLGLMTSVLMTPDGKTVEAEAAHGTVTRHYRQHQKGEETSTNSIASIFAWTRGLAHRAKLDDNKELAKFAATLEKVCIDTVESGHMTKDLALLIGPDQPWLSTTGFLDKIEENLQKAMG